One segment of Syngnathus scovelli strain Florida chromosome 6, RoL_Ssco_1.2, whole genome shotgun sequence DNA contains the following:
- the tubgcp6 gene encoding gamma-tubulin complex component 6 isoform X2, protein MYSSSQHPIKSGCNTSASITELLAALCDSSLAGVSWKRRALGGVSREGFHKALKKRAYGALLSKLFQDGAKPPVTLGPSSPPRNRVLMICFDLRVAGCREEAERLENLLEKLPEGVASGLSEVDSVLELLVHLAGTSPPPPPSFSRDYMRRERPVLRRPAPWPYQSEELQRLEARAWGLVCGEEWASLERLYGTQGLMEAQPGAGLMALRTKTDVEERFEKETRLTLFGALQHTRTSDLDIRLDLPPVPSDVDVTGLSIRVPPCLDQSDDEGFQSGSNLTPDSLSEPSPGPEMDVWEALRTFEPAVRCCWESVGWPPGRRESLYLSESGREAFDQLYRLWEGEMRVVSGSVPSPILPLPVDSQGELVGDLLNVLIGVASATFPLNQSVEFDVRPGVCVSGASPESVSRLLGELAQYGTYYLRLSRFSLQSPEKKGLVFQAFTGGLRKYLHYYRACVLSTPPRMSLLTVGFLFRKVGQQLRYLSELCRVDGPPGGDRPAFPAGVKLLSHLYNEVQNNCSNENYPVLLSLLKSSCEPYTRFVSDWVYSGVFRDVYGEFMIQVNEEYLGFRDKHFWVQGYTLISQDVEECVPVFLRHMANDVYVCGKTINLLKICCPQHYICLSELPVPRIAVTFSLQEVEAIERDCAVYRGRMERIAKHSAVSREVQAQRAEEARQELINQVRASAAKTLESIRGRQVSQRLAEEARKRESFQELKQHLEKEQEWRTLAKKKQEEDDFSFARELRDREKRLQALEEQLEQRARKELIAQYSHLSEEAARKERRALWRSQRTTLDEARSDFFAREQQELQAILEKYPLGQERPPVPSPQQPPALESPSEQLVEKKPENPEESKESHAVDTSAFISGDFLPDLLNVDHTKEIAEACPTAKLVDYDFSAPFSPLEGIAGQPSLARLRPLCGSSPLQPDVIRNHPSFSHFPVGEHMPLVQESLPAANPFGHVSECSFSFRHNIPGATVNVSRANGPPPQGATLLGQGDASVRLERDKLVGAQDATAAKHKEDAPHLSICSRVCSLASPLKRITVPSPAHPSDSHIKIGELVSDVDAPQPSQNVHGHSSDTNIKVGENVSDFVHPLLVRNPHGHASDAHLKVGGNDSDFLSPLPVPNVHGHASDSNIKVGENVSDFVHPLLVRNPHGHASDAHLKVGGNDSDFLSPLPVPNVHGHASDSNIKVGENVSDFVHLRPVRNPHGHASDAHLKVGGNDSDFLSPLPVPNVHGHASDSNIKVGENVSDFVHLRPVRNPHGHASDAHLKVGGNDSDFLSPLPVPNVHGHASDSSIKVGENVSDVSQARPRWSKHGHASDSTLQVGCVVSGSAPAAAPESGLSHVSDSSLGGGCVVTQSEPLPSPLPGSQYGHSSDSALGVGCVVLGVPNPSLSTERELDGNAGHKPDAEAGSFDLSPGEKSEQEYLLALSAHYQVEHYEDCSSLMASSPECQLLKRVIRGLPAEPALRHATDATAVHLSEMVSLPVLIKHSVTAPLITHVSLVNKAVVDYFFVELGVERHFEALRHFLLMEDGEFAQSLSDRLFEKLGSGQTPGELLTPLVLNSILSKALQYSLHGDTPLAANFTFALRFLPDTFHPHAPDSLNCLELRYKVAWPLNIIITDTCMNKYNRLFSFQLQLKHMVWSLRDVWFHLKRTAVVKGAGRSVQFRQLQLYRHEMQHFVKVIQGYIANQILQVSWSEFTAKMAAACDLDAIHRTHADYLNRAIFRALLTEKAAPVMNIIHSIFSLILKFRAQLIALPWTSQQGETVHPSFIAMQQSYNTFKYYSHFLFKVVTKLVNRGYQPHLEDFLLRINFNNYYKDS, encoded by the exons ATGTATTCGAGTTCTCAACATCCCATCAAGTCCGGCTGCAACACCAGCGCCAGCATCACAGAGCTGCTGGCTGccctatgtgacagcagcctggcTGGCGTGTCGTGGAAGCGTCGGGCCCTGGGAGGCGTCTCAAGAGAAGGCTTCCATAAAGCTCTGAAGAAGCGAGCCTATGGCGCTCTGCTGTCCAAGCTTTTCCAGGATGGCGCCAAACCACCCGTCACCTTGGGGCCTAGCTCGCCTCCGAGGAACAGAGTCCtgatgatatgttttgacttgaGAGTAGCTGGCTGCCGGGAGGAGGCTGAGAGGCTGGAGaatctgctggagaagcttccaGAGGGGGTTGCCTCCGGCCTGAGTGAGGTGGATTCCGTCCTGGAGCTTCTGGTGCACCTGGCTGGTACCTCGCCTCCGCCGCCGCCCTCCTTCAGTCGGGACTACATGAGGCGGGAGAGGCCTGTGCTGCGCAGACCCGCACCTTGGCCTTATCAGAGCGAGGAGCTGCAGAGGCTGGAGGCCCGGGCCTGGGGGCTCGTCTGCGGGGAGGAGTGGGCGTCCTTGGAGCGCTTGTACGGAACTCAGGGTTTGATGGAAGCTCAGCCAGGTGCAGGCTTGATGGCTCTCAGGACTAAAACAGACGTGGAGGAGAGATTTGAGAAGGAGACCAGGCTGACCTTGTTTGGAGCCTTGCAGCACACTCGAACCTCAGACCTGGACATCAGACTGGACCTTCCACCTGTGCCCAGCGACGTAGATGTAACTGGGCTCTCCATTAGG GTCCCGCCGTGTTTAGATCAGTCTGACGACGAAGGCTTCCAGTCTGGCTCCAACCTGACGCCTGACTCTCTGTCGGAGCCCAGCCCCGGTCCAGAGATGGATGTGTGGGAGGCTCTGCGGACATTTGAGCCCGCCGTTCGCTGCTGCTGGGAGTCGGTCGGCTG GCCACCGGGCAGGAGAGAATCTCTCTACCTGAGCGAGAGCGGCAGAGAGGCCTTTGACCAGCTCTACCGACTGTGGGAGGGCGAGATGAGGGTGGTCAGCGGCAGCGTGCCCTCCCCGATTCTCCCGCTGCCCGTCGACTCTCAGGGGGAGCTGGTGGGCGACCTGCTGAACGTGTTGATCGGCGTGGCGTCCGCTACTTTTCCTCTCAACCAG AGTGTTGAGTTCGACGTCCGCCCCGGCGTGTGCGTGTCGGGAGCCTCTCCGGAAAGCGTGTCTCGTCTCTTGGGGGAGCTGGCCCAGTACGGCACCTACTACCTCAGGCTCAGTCGCTTCTCGCTGCAGAGCCCCGAAAAGAAGGGCCTGGTCTTCCAG GCGTTCACGGGAGGCCTGAGGAAGTACTTGCATTATTACCGAGCGTGCGTTCTCAGCACGCCGCCCAGAATGAGCCTGCTGACTGTTGGCTTCCTTTTCCGCAAAGTCGGCCAACAACTCAg GTATCTGTCGGAACTGTGCCGTGTGGACGGGCCCCCTGGTGGCGACCGGCCCGCCTTCCCTGCG GGCGTGAAACTGCTCTCCCACCTTTACAACGAAGTGCAGAACAACTGCAGCAACGAGAACTACCCGGTGCTGCTGTCTCTCCTCAAGAGCAGCTGTGAGCCGTATACCAG GTTCGTGTCCGATTGGGTGTACAGTGGCGTGTTTCGAGATGTCTATGGCGAGTTCATGATACAAGTCAACGAGGAGTACCTCGGCTTCAGAG aCAAACATTTCTGGGTCCAAGGCTACACTTTGATCTCTCAAGACGTGGAGGAGTGCGTGCCCGTTTTCCTGAGGCACATGGCCAACGACGTGTATGTCTGCGGGAAGACCATCAACCTCCTGAAAATTTGCTGCCCTCAG CACTACATCTGCTTGTCGGAGCTTCCCGTGCCTCGTATCGCCGTCACCTTCTCCCTGCAGGAGGTGGAGGCCATCGAGAGGGACTGCGCCGTGTACCGCGGACGCATGGAGAGGATCGCCAAGCACAGCGCCGTCAGTCGGGAGGTGCAG GCCCAGCGAGCTGAAGAAGCGCGCCAGGAGCTGATCAATCAGGTCAGGGCGTCGGCAGCCAAAACCCTGGAGAGCATTCGCG GGCGCCAGGTGTCACAGCGTCTGGCTGAGGAGGCCAGGAAAAGGGAGAGCTTCCAGGAGTTGAAGCAGCACCTGGAAAAGGAGCAGGAG TGGCGCACTTTGGCCAAGAAGAAGCAGGAGGAAGACGACTTCAGCTTTGCCAGAGAGCTGAGGGACCGTGAGAAGAGACTTCAAGCCCTTGAGGAGCAACTGGAGCAGAGAGCCAG GAAGGAGCTGATCGCCCAGTACAGCCACCTATCAGAAGAAGCGGCCCGTAAGGAGCGCCGGGCCTTGTGGAGGTCGCAGAGAACCACACTGGACGAGGCTCGATCAGACTTCTTCGCGCGGGAGCAGCAAGAGTTGCAG GCCATCTTGGAAAAGTACCCTTTGGGCCAAGAAAGACCTCCAGTGCCATCACCTCAGCAGCCGCCAGCACTG GAAAGTCCCTCAGAGCAGTTAGTGGAAAAGAAACCAGAGAATCCTGAAGAATCCAAAGAGTCTCACGCAGTGGACACCAGCGCCTTCATCTCCGGCGACTTTCTCCCCGACTTGCTAAACGTCGACCACACCAAGGAGATCGCCGAGGCGTGTCCCACAGCAAAGCTTGTAGACTACGACTTCAGCGCCCCCTTCAGCCCGCTGGAAGGAATCGCCGGCCAGCCATCCTTGGCACGGCTCCGGCCCCTTTGCGGTTCTTCCCCACTGCAACCTGACGTGATCCGCAACCATCCCTCCTTTTCTCATTTCCCCGTGGGGGAGCACATGCCTCTGGTCCAAGAGAGCCTCCCCGCGGCCAACCCCTTCGGCCACGTTTCCGAGTGCAGCTTCTCTTTCAGACACAACATCCCAGGGGCGACTGTAAATGTCTCCCGAGCTAACGGGCCGCCTCCTCAGGGCGCCACGCTGCTCGGGCAAGGCGACGCTTCTGTCCGTCTGGAGCGAGACAAACTCGTGGGTGCTCAAGATGCTACGGCAGCGAAACACAAAGAGGATGCGCCCCATCTTTCCATTTGTAGTCGAGTTTGTTCTTTGGCGTCACCTTTGAAGCGGATCACCGTCCCTTCGCCGGCGCATCCCTCAGACTCGCACATCAAAATTGGCGAGCTCGTCTCAGACGTGGACGCGCCGCAACCTTCCCAAAACGTCCACGGCCACTCCTCGGACACCAACATCAAAGTGGGCGAGAACGTGTCCGACTTTGTCCATCCGCTCCTGGTCCGAAACCCCCACGGCCACGCCTCCGACGCTCACCTCAAAGTCGGAGGAAACGATTCAGACTTCTTGTCTCCGCTCCCCGTGCCCAATGTCCACGGCCACGCCTCCGACTCCAACATCAAAGTGGGCGAGAACGTGTCCGACTTTGTCCATCCGCTCCTTGTCCGAAACCCCCACGGCCACGCCTCCGACGCCCACCTCAAAGTCGGAGGAAACGATTCAGACTTCTTGTCTCCGCTCCCCGTGCCCAACGTTCACGGCCACGCCTCCGACTCCAACATCAAAGTGGGCGAGAACGTGTCAGACTTTGTCCATCTGCGACCCGTCCGAAATCCCCACGGCCACGCCTCCGACGCCCACCTCAAAGTCGGAGGAAACGATTCAGACTTCTTGTCTCCGCTCCCTGTGCCCAACGTCCATGGCCACGCCTCCGACTCCAACATCAAAGTGGGCGAGAACGTGTCAGACTTTGTCCATCTGCGACCCGTCCGAAATCCCCACGGCCACGCCTCCGACGCCCACCTCAAAGTGGGAGGAAACGATTCAGACTTCTTGTCCCCGCTCCCCGTGCCCAACGTCCACGGCCACGCCTCCGACTCCAGCATCAAAGTGGGCGAGAACGTGTCCGACGTGTCCCAAGCTAGACCACGATGGAGTAAACACGGCCACGCTTCCGACTccaccctccaggtgggctgcgTGGTGTCGGGCTCGGCGCCCGCCGCGGCCCCCGAGAGCGGCCTAAGCCACGTCTCGGACTCCAGCTTGGGCGGCGGCTGCGTTGTCACTCAGAGCGAGCCGCTTCCGTCCCCGCTGCCGGGCAGCCAATACGGGCACTCGTCAGACTCTGCTCTCGGGGTGGGCTGCGTTGTGTTGGGCGTACCAAACCCGTCGCTTTCCACCGAACGCGAGTTGGACGGGAATGCAGGTCACAAGCCGGATGCCGAAG CCGGCAGCTTTGACTTGTCCCCCGGAGAGAAATCCGAACAAGAATATCTCCTGGCGCTGTCCGCTCACTACCAGGTGGAGCACTATGAAGACTGCTCCAGCCTCATGG CATCATCCCCCGAGTGCCAGTTACTCAAGCGCGTGATCCGAGGCCTCCCCGCTGAGCCCGCCCTGCGCCACGCCACCGACGCCACGGCCGTGCACCTCAGCGAGATGGTCTCCCTGCCGGTTCTGATCAAACACTCGGTCACCGCCCCGCTCATCACGCA CGTGTCGCTGGTCAACAAGGCGGTGGTGGACTACTTCTTTGTGGAGTTGGGGGTGGAGCGACATTTTGAGGCCCTGCGCCACTTCCTGCTGATGGAGGACGGCGAGTTCGCGCAGTCGCTCAGTGATCGGCTGTTTGAAAAA CTGGGCAGCGGGCAGACCCCCGGCGAGCTGCTCACCCCTCTGGTGCTCAACTCCATCCTCAGCAAGGCGCTGCAGTACAGCCTGCACGGCGACACGCCGCTGGCCGCCAACTTCACCTTCGCGTTGCGCTTCCTGCCCGACACCTTCCACCCGCACGCCCCCGACTCCCTCAACTGCCTGGAGCTGCGCTACAAG GTGGCCTGGCCGCTCAACATCATCATCACCGACACCTGCATGAACAAGTACAACCGGCTCTTCTCCTTCCAGCTGCAGCTCAAGCACATGGTGTGGAGCCTGCGAGACGTCTGGTTCCATCTCAAGAGGACGG CGGTGGTGAAAGGCGCCGGGCGCTCGGTTCAGTTCCGCCAGCTGCAACTGTACCGACACGAGATGCAGCACTTCGTCAAGGTCATCCAAGGTTACATCGCCAACCAGATCCTGCAGGTGTCCTGGAGCGAGTTCAccgccaagatggccgccgcctGCGACCTGGACGCCATCCATCGCACACACGCCGACTACCTTAACAGGGCCATTTTTAG GGCTTTGCTGACCGAGAAGGCAGCTCCGGTGATGAACATCATCCACAGCATCTTCAGCCTGATCCTAAAGTTCCGTGCACAACTGATTGCGCTTCCCTGGACCAGCCAGCAGGGGGAGACAGTGCACCCAAGCTTCATCGCCATGCAGCAATCGTACAACACCTTCAAGTATTACTCACACTTCCTCTTCAAAG tggtgaCCAAGCTGGTGAACAGAGGCTACCAGCCGCATTTGGAAGACTTCCTCCTACGCATCAACTTCAACAATTACTACAAAGACTCATGA
- the tubgcp6 gene encoding gamma-tubulin complex component 6 isoform X1 yields MYSSSQHPIKSGCNTSASITELLAALCDSSLAGVSWKRRALGGVSREGFHKALKKRAYGALLSKLFQDGAKPPVTLGPSSPPRNRVLMICFDLRVAGCREEAERLENLLEKLPEGVASGLSEVDSVLELLVHLAGTSPPPPPSFSRDYMRRERPVLRRPAPWPYQSEELQRLEARAWGLVCGEEWASLERLYGTQGLMEAQPGAGLMALRTKTDVEERFEKETRLTLFGALQHTRTSDLDIRLDLPPVPSDVDVTGLSIRVPPCLDQSDDEGFQSGSNLTPDSLSEPSPGPEMDVWEALRTFEPAVRCCWESVGWPPGRRESLYLSESGREAFDQLYRLWEGEMRVVSGSVPSPILPLPVDSQGELVGDLLNVLIGVASATFPLNQSVEFDVRPGVCVSGASPESVSRLLGELAQYGTYYLRLSRFSLQSPEKKGLVFQAFTGGLRKYLHYYRACVLSTPPRMSLLTVGFLFRKVGQQLRYLSELCRVDGPPGGDRPAFPAGVKLLSHLYNEVQNNCSNENYPVLLSLLKSSCEPYTRFVSDWVYSGVFRDVYGEFMIQVNEEYLGFRDKHFWVQGYTLISQDVEECVPVFLRHMANDVYVCGKTINLLKICCPQHYICLSELPVPRIAVTFSLQEVEAIERDCAVYRGRMERIAKHSAVSREVQAQRAEEARQELINQVRASAAKTLESIRGRQVSQRLAEEARKRESFQELKQHLEKEQEWRTLAKKKQEEDDFSFARELRDREKRLQALEEQLEQRARKELIAQYSHLSEEAARKERRALWRSQRTTLDEARSDFFAREQQELQAILEKYPLGQERPPVPSPQQPPALESPSEQLVEKKPENPEESKESHAVDTSAFISGDFLPDLLNVDHTKEIAEACPTAKLVDYDFSAPFSPLEGIAGQPSLARLRPLCGSSPLQPDVIRNHPSFSHFPVGEHMPLVQESLPAANPFGHVSECSFSFRHNIPGATVNVSRANGPPPQGATLLGQGDASVRLERDKLVGAQDATAAKHKEDAPHLSICSRVCSLASPLKRITVPSPAHPSDSHIKIGELVSDVDAPQPSQNVHGHSSDTNIKVGENVSDFVHPLLVRNPHGHASDAHLKVGGNDSDFLSPLPVPNVHGHASDSNIKVGENVSDFVHPLLVRNPHGHASDAHLKVGGNDSDFLSPLPVPNVHGHASDSNIKVGENVSDFVHLRPVRNPHGHASDAHLKVGGNDSDFLSPLPVPNVHGHASDSNIKVGENVSDFVHLRPVRNPHGHASDAHLKVGGNDSDFLSPLPVPNVHGHASDSSIKVGENVSDVSQARPRWSKHGHASDSTLQVGCVVSGSAPAAAPESGLSHVSDSSLGGGCVVTQSEPLPSPLPGSQYGHSSDSALGVGCVVLGVPNPSLSTERELDGNAGHKPDAEEAGSFDLSPGEKSEQEYLLALSAHYQVEHYEDCSSLMASSPECQLLKRVIRGLPAEPALRHATDATAVHLSEMVSLPVLIKHSVTAPLITHVSLVNKAVVDYFFVELGVERHFEALRHFLLMEDGEFAQSLSDRLFEKLGSGQTPGELLTPLVLNSILSKALQYSLHGDTPLAANFTFALRFLPDTFHPHAPDSLNCLELRYKVAWPLNIIITDTCMNKYNRLFSFQLQLKHMVWSLRDVWFHLKRTAVVKGAGRSVQFRQLQLYRHEMQHFVKVIQGYIANQILQVSWSEFTAKMAAACDLDAIHRTHADYLNRAIFRALLTEKAAPVMNIIHSIFSLILKFRAQLIALPWTSQQGETVHPSFIAMQQSYNTFKYYSHFLFKVVTKLVNRGYQPHLEDFLLRINFNNYYKDS; encoded by the exons ATGTATTCGAGTTCTCAACATCCCATCAAGTCCGGCTGCAACACCAGCGCCAGCATCACAGAGCTGCTGGCTGccctatgtgacagcagcctggcTGGCGTGTCGTGGAAGCGTCGGGCCCTGGGAGGCGTCTCAAGAGAAGGCTTCCATAAAGCTCTGAAGAAGCGAGCCTATGGCGCTCTGCTGTCCAAGCTTTTCCAGGATGGCGCCAAACCACCCGTCACCTTGGGGCCTAGCTCGCCTCCGAGGAACAGAGTCCtgatgatatgttttgacttgaGAGTAGCTGGCTGCCGGGAGGAGGCTGAGAGGCTGGAGaatctgctggagaagcttccaGAGGGGGTTGCCTCCGGCCTGAGTGAGGTGGATTCCGTCCTGGAGCTTCTGGTGCACCTGGCTGGTACCTCGCCTCCGCCGCCGCCCTCCTTCAGTCGGGACTACATGAGGCGGGAGAGGCCTGTGCTGCGCAGACCCGCACCTTGGCCTTATCAGAGCGAGGAGCTGCAGAGGCTGGAGGCCCGGGCCTGGGGGCTCGTCTGCGGGGAGGAGTGGGCGTCCTTGGAGCGCTTGTACGGAACTCAGGGTTTGATGGAAGCTCAGCCAGGTGCAGGCTTGATGGCTCTCAGGACTAAAACAGACGTGGAGGAGAGATTTGAGAAGGAGACCAGGCTGACCTTGTTTGGAGCCTTGCAGCACACTCGAACCTCAGACCTGGACATCAGACTGGACCTTCCACCTGTGCCCAGCGACGTAGATGTAACTGGGCTCTCCATTAGG GTCCCGCCGTGTTTAGATCAGTCTGACGACGAAGGCTTCCAGTCTGGCTCCAACCTGACGCCTGACTCTCTGTCGGAGCCCAGCCCCGGTCCAGAGATGGATGTGTGGGAGGCTCTGCGGACATTTGAGCCCGCCGTTCGCTGCTGCTGGGAGTCGGTCGGCTG GCCACCGGGCAGGAGAGAATCTCTCTACCTGAGCGAGAGCGGCAGAGAGGCCTTTGACCAGCTCTACCGACTGTGGGAGGGCGAGATGAGGGTGGTCAGCGGCAGCGTGCCCTCCCCGATTCTCCCGCTGCCCGTCGACTCTCAGGGGGAGCTGGTGGGCGACCTGCTGAACGTGTTGATCGGCGTGGCGTCCGCTACTTTTCCTCTCAACCAG AGTGTTGAGTTCGACGTCCGCCCCGGCGTGTGCGTGTCGGGAGCCTCTCCGGAAAGCGTGTCTCGTCTCTTGGGGGAGCTGGCCCAGTACGGCACCTACTACCTCAGGCTCAGTCGCTTCTCGCTGCAGAGCCCCGAAAAGAAGGGCCTGGTCTTCCAG GCGTTCACGGGAGGCCTGAGGAAGTACTTGCATTATTACCGAGCGTGCGTTCTCAGCACGCCGCCCAGAATGAGCCTGCTGACTGTTGGCTTCCTTTTCCGCAAAGTCGGCCAACAACTCAg GTATCTGTCGGAACTGTGCCGTGTGGACGGGCCCCCTGGTGGCGACCGGCCCGCCTTCCCTGCG GGCGTGAAACTGCTCTCCCACCTTTACAACGAAGTGCAGAACAACTGCAGCAACGAGAACTACCCGGTGCTGCTGTCTCTCCTCAAGAGCAGCTGTGAGCCGTATACCAG GTTCGTGTCCGATTGGGTGTACAGTGGCGTGTTTCGAGATGTCTATGGCGAGTTCATGATACAAGTCAACGAGGAGTACCTCGGCTTCAGAG aCAAACATTTCTGGGTCCAAGGCTACACTTTGATCTCTCAAGACGTGGAGGAGTGCGTGCCCGTTTTCCTGAGGCACATGGCCAACGACGTGTATGTCTGCGGGAAGACCATCAACCTCCTGAAAATTTGCTGCCCTCAG CACTACATCTGCTTGTCGGAGCTTCCCGTGCCTCGTATCGCCGTCACCTTCTCCCTGCAGGAGGTGGAGGCCATCGAGAGGGACTGCGCCGTGTACCGCGGACGCATGGAGAGGATCGCCAAGCACAGCGCCGTCAGTCGGGAGGTGCAG GCCCAGCGAGCTGAAGAAGCGCGCCAGGAGCTGATCAATCAGGTCAGGGCGTCGGCAGCCAAAACCCTGGAGAGCATTCGCG GGCGCCAGGTGTCACAGCGTCTGGCTGAGGAGGCCAGGAAAAGGGAGAGCTTCCAGGAGTTGAAGCAGCACCTGGAAAAGGAGCAGGAG TGGCGCACTTTGGCCAAGAAGAAGCAGGAGGAAGACGACTTCAGCTTTGCCAGAGAGCTGAGGGACCGTGAGAAGAGACTTCAAGCCCTTGAGGAGCAACTGGAGCAGAGAGCCAG GAAGGAGCTGATCGCCCAGTACAGCCACCTATCAGAAGAAGCGGCCCGTAAGGAGCGCCGGGCCTTGTGGAGGTCGCAGAGAACCACACTGGACGAGGCTCGATCAGACTTCTTCGCGCGGGAGCAGCAAGAGTTGCAG GCCATCTTGGAAAAGTACCCTTTGGGCCAAGAAAGACCTCCAGTGCCATCACCTCAGCAGCCGCCAGCACTG GAAAGTCCCTCAGAGCAGTTAGTGGAAAAGAAACCAGAGAATCCTGAAGAATCCAAAGAGTCTCACGCAGTGGACACCAGCGCCTTCATCTCCGGCGACTTTCTCCCCGACTTGCTAAACGTCGACCACACCAAGGAGATCGCCGAGGCGTGTCCCACAGCAAAGCTTGTAGACTACGACTTCAGCGCCCCCTTCAGCCCGCTGGAAGGAATCGCCGGCCAGCCATCCTTGGCACGGCTCCGGCCCCTTTGCGGTTCTTCCCCACTGCAACCTGACGTGATCCGCAACCATCCCTCCTTTTCTCATTTCCCCGTGGGGGAGCACATGCCTCTGGTCCAAGAGAGCCTCCCCGCGGCCAACCCCTTCGGCCACGTTTCCGAGTGCAGCTTCTCTTTCAGACACAACATCCCAGGGGCGACTGTAAATGTCTCCCGAGCTAACGGGCCGCCTCCTCAGGGCGCCACGCTGCTCGGGCAAGGCGACGCTTCTGTCCGTCTGGAGCGAGACAAACTCGTGGGTGCTCAAGATGCTACGGCAGCGAAACACAAAGAGGATGCGCCCCATCTTTCCATTTGTAGTCGAGTTTGTTCTTTGGCGTCACCTTTGAAGCGGATCACCGTCCCTTCGCCGGCGCATCCCTCAGACTCGCACATCAAAATTGGCGAGCTCGTCTCAGACGTGGACGCGCCGCAACCTTCCCAAAACGTCCACGGCCACTCCTCGGACACCAACATCAAAGTGGGCGAGAACGTGTCCGACTTTGTCCATCCGCTCCTGGTCCGAAACCCCCACGGCCACGCCTCCGACGCTCACCTCAAAGTCGGAGGAAACGATTCAGACTTCTTGTCTCCGCTCCCCGTGCCCAATGTCCACGGCCACGCCTCCGACTCCAACATCAAAGTGGGCGAGAACGTGTCCGACTTTGTCCATCCGCTCCTTGTCCGAAACCCCCACGGCCACGCCTCCGACGCCCACCTCAAAGTCGGAGGAAACGATTCAGACTTCTTGTCTCCGCTCCCCGTGCCCAACGTTCACGGCCACGCCTCCGACTCCAACATCAAAGTGGGCGAGAACGTGTCAGACTTTGTCCATCTGCGACCCGTCCGAAATCCCCACGGCCACGCCTCCGACGCCCACCTCAAAGTCGGAGGAAACGATTCAGACTTCTTGTCTCCGCTCCCTGTGCCCAACGTCCATGGCCACGCCTCCGACTCCAACATCAAAGTGGGCGAGAACGTGTCAGACTTTGTCCATCTGCGACCCGTCCGAAATCCCCACGGCCACGCCTCCGACGCCCACCTCAAAGTGGGAGGAAACGATTCAGACTTCTTGTCCCCGCTCCCCGTGCCCAACGTCCACGGCCACGCCTCCGACTCCAGCATCAAAGTGGGCGAGAACGTGTCCGACGTGTCCCAAGCTAGACCACGATGGAGTAAACACGGCCACGCTTCCGACTccaccctccaggtgggctgcgTGGTGTCGGGCTCGGCGCCCGCCGCGGCCCCCGAGAGCGGCCTAAGCCACGTCTCGGACTCCAGCTTGGGCGGCGGCTGCGTTGTCACTCAGAGCGAGCCGCTTCCGTCCCCGCTGCCGGGCAGCCAATACGGGCACTCGTCAGACTCTGCTCTCGGGGTGGGCTGCGTTGTGTTGGGCGTACCAAACCCGTCGCTTTCCACCGAACGCGAGTTGGACGGGAATGCAGGTCACAAGCCGGATGCCGAAG AAGCCGGCAGCTTTGACTTGTCCCCCGGAGAGAAATCCGAACAAGAATATCTCCTGGCGCTGTCCGCTCACTACCAGGTGGAGCACTATGAAGACTGCTCCAGCCTCATGG CATCATCCCCCGAGTGCCAGTTACTCAAGCGCGTGATCCGAGGCCTCCCCGCTGAGCCCGCCCTGCGCCACGCCACCGACGCCACGGCCGTGCACCTCAGCGAGATGGTCTCCCTGCCGGTTCTGATCAAACACTCGGTCACCGCCCCGCTCATCACGCA CGTGTCGCTGGTCAACAAGGCGGTGGTGGACTACTTCTTTGTGGAGTTGGGGGTGGAGCGACATTTTGAGGCCCTGCGCCACTTCCTGCTGATGGAGGACGGCGAGTTCGCGCAGTCGCTCAGTGATCGGCTGTTTGAAAAA CTGGGCAGCGGGCAGACCCCCGGCGAGCTGCTCACCCCTCTGGTGCTCAACTCCATCCTCAGCAAGGCGCTGCAGTACAGCCTGCACGGCGACACGCCGCTGGCCGCCAACTTCACCTTCGCGTTGCGCTTCCTGCCCGACACCTTCCACCCGCACGCCCCCGACTCCCTCAACTGCCTGGAGCTGCGCTACAAG GTGGCCTGGCCGCTCAACATCATCATCACCGACACCTGCATGAACAAGTACAACCGGCTCTTCTCCTTCCAGCTGCAGCTCAAGCACATGGTGTGGAGCCTGCGAGACGTCTGGTTCCATCTCAAGAGGACGG CGGTGGTGAAAGGCGCCGGGCGCTCGGTTCAGTTCCGCCAGCTGCAACTGTACCGACACGAGATGCAGCACTTCGTCAAGGTCATCCAAGGTTACATCGCCAACCAGATCCTGCAGGTGTCCTGGAGCGAGTTCAccgccaagatggccgccgcctGCGACCTGGACGCCATCCATCGCACACACGCCGACTACCTTAACAGGGCCATTTTTAG GGCTTTGCTGACCGAGAAGGCAGCTCCGGTGATGAACATCATCCACAGCATCTTCAGCCTGATCCTAAAGTTCCGTGCACAACTGATTGCGCTTCCCTGGACCAGCCAGCAGGGGGAGACAGTGCACCCAAGCTTCATCGCCATGCAGCAATCGTACAACACCTTCAAGTATTACTCACACTTCCTCTTCAAAG tggtgaCCAAGCTGGTGAACAGAGGCTACCAGCCGCATTTGGAAGACTTCCTCCTACGCATCAACTTCAACAATTACTACAAAGACTCATGA